Proteins from one Fibrobacter sp. UWR3 genomic window:
- a CDS encoding iron ABC transporter permease, giving the protein MRRNLICFGTLFIGVLVLFAWTLVSGPVDVSLSDLAVALLSPDRAEPFHAKILWELRFPRALAAVLAGASLSVSGLCLQTVFRNPLCGPYVLGISSGASLGVALALLAGFGFGAFGVLGAASLGAILVTQVVLVLASRFKNASVLLVAGLMVGYFVNALVNVLVAGADAESLQAYVSWGLGGFTRLTLPAVPGFIAASAVGLALVLVSMRYLNVVRMGDDFARGLGVAVRRSRILVLLGSSILAGATTAYCGPVAFIGIAVPHLAFMVFRTTNHRILLPGVSLCGAFLALLAGLFPVSIPLNAVLSIVGVPVILYVLLKGSNRGGAL; this is encoded by the coding sequence ATGCGGCGTAACCTGATTTGTTTCGGAACGCTATTTATTGGCGTTCTGGTTCTTTTTGCTTGGACCTTGGTGTCCGGTCCGGTCGACGTTTCCCTTTCCGACCTTGCCGTTGCGCTGCTTAGCCCCGACAGGGCGGAACCCTTCCATGCGAAAATCCTGTGGGAACTGCGGTTCCCGCGTGCGCTCGCAGCCGTACTTGCGGGTGCGTCGCTCTCCGTTTCGGGCCTCTGCCTGCAGACCGTTTTCCGTAACCCGCTGTGCGGCCCCTACGTGCTCGGCATCAGCAGCGGGGCGAGTCTCGGGGTGGCGCTTGCCCTCCTTGCCGGTTTCGGGTTCGGCGCGTTCGGCGTGCTCGGGGCGGCATCGCTCGGGGCAATACTCGTGACGCAGGTGGTATTGGTCCTCGCCTCGAGGTTCAAGAATGCGTCGGTGCTCCTTGTGGCGGGGCTCATGGTCGGCTACTTCGTGAACGCGCTTGTGAACGTGCTCGTGGCAGGCGCCGATGCGGAAAGCCTGCAGGCTTACGTGTCGTGGGGGCTTGGCGGGTTTACGCGCCTTACGCTCCCGGCTGTTCCCGGGTTCATTGCCGCGAGTGCGGTGGGGCTTGCGCTCGTGCTTGTCTCGATGCGGTACCTGAATGTGGTCCGCATGGGCGACGACTTTGCACGCGGGCTGGGCGTTGCCGTGCGCCGTTCCCGCATATTGGTGCTGCTCGGGTCGAGCATCCTCGCGGGTGCAACTACCGCCTACTGCGGCCCCGTGGCGTTTATCGGTATCGCCGTCCCGCACCTGGCCTTCATGGTTTTCCGCACCACGAACCACCGCATTCTTTTGCCGGGTGTTTCGCTGTGCGGTGCGTTCCTCGCGCTGCTCGCGGGCCTGTTCCCGGTATCTATCCCGCTCAATGCGGTGCTGAGCATCGTGGGCGTTCCTGTTATTTTGTATGTACTCCTGAAAGGCAGTAACCGCGGAGGTGCGCTATGA
- a CDS encoding ABC transporter ATP-binding protein, with amino-acid sequence MSVILEAKALQFGYAAGQPFSRAFDFALDAGEVVALMGENGCGKSTLLKTFAGMLAPLAGSVAIQGRDVHDREKGYTLQELSKQVTLMRMNMAPPDRMTVQEFVSLGRTPYAGVFDGRSAEDESIIEQSMESLDVKRFAGRAVCELSDGERTRVYLAEAIAQSVNVLLLDEPNAFLDIPRSHALFRTLRSLAASRGMGIVVSTHSVEYALRYADRIMVIDGGEVKVAAAGSAEQSGLLDWARAD; translated from the coding sequence ATGAGCGTGATTCTCGAGGCCAAGGCCCTACAGTTCGGGTATGCGGCGGGCCAGCCGTTTTCGCGTGCTTTTGACTTCGCGCTCGATGCGGGCGAGGTCGTTGCCCTGATGGGCGAGAACGGTTGCGGAAAGAGCACGCTGCTCAAGACATTTGCGGGGATGCTCGCGCCGCTTGCAGGCAGTGTCGCGATACAGGGCCGCGACGTTCATGACCGCGAGAAGGGCTACACCCTGCAGGAACTCTCGAAGCAGGTGACGCTCATGCGCATGAACATGGCACCACCCGACCGCATGACGGTGCAGGAATTCGTGAGCCTCGGGCGTACCCCCTATGCGGGCGTGTTCGACGGGCGTTCCGCCGAAGATGAATCGATTATCGAGCAATCCATGGAATCGCTCGACGTGAAGCGCTTTGCGGGCCGTGCGGTCTGCGAACTGAGCGATGGCGAGCGCACCCGCGTGTACCTTGCCGAGGCGATTGCGCAGAGCGTGAACGTGCTCCTGCTCGACGAGCCGAATGCGTTTTTGGATATTCCCCGCAGCCACGCGCTGTTCCGTACGTTGCGTTCCCTTGCCGCCTCGCGCGGGATGGGAATTGTGGTCTCGACGCATTCGGTGGAATATGCGCTCCGGTATGCCGACCGCATCATGGTAATCGATGGTGGGGAAGTGAAGGTCGCCGCAGCAGGTTCTGCCGAACAGAGCGGCCTTCTGGACTGGGCCCGCGCGGACTAG
- a CDS encoding sigma-54-dependent Fis family transcriptional regulator, with product MSSIDLFSQDTATSSFIQDVLSSVDYSVETHSETSIPARLSPIVIWDMDSFGGESTAALTRIRTTSPDTMILAYAENPEEYGGIPGNLYDIFLSVESLRLHLMSKIARLKEIQKARQIFNERMSHLVGKSESMQALRKTVERAILSSGPVLIQGESGVGKDLVAKAIACMYDKFVVVNCSAIPETLFESELFGHTRGAFTGAQNERIGLFEDANGGAIFLDEIGDMPLHAQVKLLRVIQNKEIRPIGANKTRHIDVRIIAATNRDLREEIFEKRFREDLFYRLNVIPVHISPLRERKEDVEDIAKYFIKQYAPAGEPYTLSPDAIEKLRNHDWPGNIRELENVIQRTLCFTNPGIITADDLQIEEMASHPQYQSQGIATTGIKSYDAFQQMQQQQEIAFLKSKIHECGGSVSLAAEKLGMLRTTLYNRLSRLGVNIKELR from the coding sequence ATGTCCTCGATTGACCTTTTCTCGCAAGATACAGCAACGTCCTCGTTCATACAGGACGTTCTTTCTTCCGTAGACTACTCGGTAGAGACTCACTCCGAAACTTCCATTCCGGCGCGGCTCTCCCCTATCGTCATCTGGGACATGGATTCCTTCGGGGGCGAAAGTACCGCGGCGCTTACCCGCATACGCACGACTAGCCCCGATACCATGATTCTCGCCTACGCCGAAAACCCGGAAGAATACGGCGGCATTCCCGGCAACCTCTACGACATTTTTCTCTCGGTGGAATCGCTCCGGCTTCACCTGATGAGCAAGATTGCCCGCCTCAAGGAAATCCAGAAGGCACGTCAAATCTTCAACGAGCGCATGAGCCACCTCGTGGGCAAGAGCGAATCGATGCAGGCCCTCCGCAAGACGGTCGAACGCGCCATCCTGAGTTCGGGCCCGGTGCTCATCCAGGGCGAATCCGGCGTCGGCAAGGACCTGGTGGCAAAGGCCATCGCCTGCATGTACGACAAGTTCGTGGTGGTGAACTGCAGCGCCATTCCCGAGACGCTATTCGAGAGCGAGCTCTTCGGGCATACGCGGGGCGCGTTTACCGGAGCGCAGAACGAACGCATCGGGCTCTTTGAAGACGCGAACGGCGGTGCCATATTCCTGGACGAAATCGGCGACATGCCCCTGCACGCCCAGGTGAAACTGCTGCGCGTTATCCAGAACAAGGAAATTCGCCCGATTGGCGCAAACAAGACCCGCCATATCGACGTGCGCATAATCGCGGCAACGAACCGCGACCTGCGCGAAGAAATATTCGAGAAACGTTTCCGCGAAGACCTGTTCTATCGCCTGAACGTGATTCCCGTGCATATCTCCCCCCTGCGCGAACGCAAGGAAGACGTAGAAGATATCGCGAAGTATTTCATAAAGCAGTACGCCCCCGCAGGTGAGCCCTACACGCTCTCGCCCGATGCTATCGAAAAACTGCGGAACCACGACTGGCCCGGAAACATACGCGAGCTCGAAAACGTTATCCAACGCACGCTCTGCTTTACCAATCCGGGAATCATTACGGCAGACGACCTGCAAATCGAGGAAATGGCCTCGCACCCGCAATACCAAAGCCAGGGCATCGCCACTACGGGCATCAAGAGCTACGATGCGTTCCAGCAAATGCAGCAACAGCAAGAAATCGCCTTCCTGAAATCAAAGATTCACGAATGCGGCGGGTCGGTCAGCCTTGCGGCCGAAAAGCTCGGGATGTTGCGCACCACGCTCTACAACAGGCTTTCCCGCCTCGGCGTAAACATCAAGGAACTGCGCTAG
- the proC gene encoding pyrroline-5-carboxylate reductase, whose product MNQKIFFAGTGNMGGAILRGLLNAKVDPKSIFFFDPSDAAAAAVSALGCVRVKNFAEGVKKADITFLCVKPQIFKLVAPEWKNAVKAIKGVKTFVSIMAGVARKNLTEVLGAKNQVLRVMPNLPLTVGKGTVALATDGVNEATLKAAEEIFGNIGVTCRVAESLMDAVTGLSGSAPAYVFEFIEGLTRGGVKAGLTRDVALKLALGTIEGSVELVKQSGKSPSDLCAMVCSPAGTTIAGVDALEEGAFRSSLIKAVVAGTERSKELGK is encoded by the coding sequence ATGAACCAGAAAATTTTCTTTGCGGGCACGGGCAACATGGGCGGCGCAATCCTGCGCGGGCTCCTGAATGCGAAAGTTGACCCCAAGTCCATCTTCTTCTTTGACCCGAGCGATGCTGCCGCGGCTGCGGTAAGCGCACTCGGCTGCGTCCGCGTGAAGAACTTCGCGGAAGGCGTCAAGAAGGCAGACATTACCTTCCTCTGCGTTAAGCCGCAGATTTTCAAGCTCGTCGCACCGGAATGGAAGAACGCCGTCAAGGCCATCAAGGGCGTCAAGACTTTCGTGAGCATCATGGCGGGTGTCGCCCGCAAGAACCTCACCGAAGTTCTCGGCGCAAAGAACCAGGTGCTCCGCGTGATGCCGAACCTGCCGCTCACTGTCGGCAAGGGCACCGTCGCGCTCGCGACGGACGGCGTCAACGAGGCGACCCTCAAGGCTGCCGAAGAAATCTTCGGGAACATCGGGGTCACCTGCCGCGTCGCCGAAAGCCTCATGGACGCCGTCACCGGACTTTCCGGTAGTGCCCCCGCCTACGTATTTGAGTTTATCGAAGGCCTTACCCGCGGTGGCGTAAAAGCCGGTTTAACCCGCGATGTGGCCCTCAAGCTCGCCCTCGGGACCATCGAAGGCAGCGTCGAACTCGTGAAGCAGTCGGGCAAGAGCCCGAGCGACCTCTGCGCGATGGTCTGCTCGCCCGCCGGCACGACAATTGCAGGCGTGGATGCCCTCGAAGAGGGTGCCTTCCGCTCTAGCCTCATCAAGGCCGTAGTCGCCGGTACCGAACGCAGTAAGGAACTGGGAAAATAA
- the rho gene encoding transcription termination factor Rho, giving the protein MPRTKKVQDEPKLLSDTIDLDKSIDYEKLGDLAAPIPGVDAAEGAPKRRGRPAKKAKGDDAPNVAAEAPAQEAAPVKKERTEKNDNPVQAETKAQAEPSSENAPQNNAPAAPADAPQNGENKQAQQQGGQNNPQNNGQNNGQNNGQNNGQNGGKFNNNGNYNNNGKFNNNGKFNKFNKNKNRHNRNLPQDDFIDESIQLPPPPPEVVAAAKAKWRELRGLPMFELQQRAEELGIEDCKKMRKQALVYSILSSTGGEETPIYTEGVLEIIPEGGHGFLRNPDHNYLAGPDDIYISRNIIRRYDLKMGDTITGQVRQPREGEKYFALMRIDTVNFEPPEKTKRRVAFEYLTPIHPIEKLNLEWKKDEFSTRIMNLFTPIGKGQRSIILAPPRTGKTVLLQNVTQALTVNHPEVKLMVLLIDERPEEVTEMRKLIDRLKIDAANAGKNIQAEVLASTFDEPPERHIKVADMVLEKAKRLVEHGNDVVILLDSITRFARANNVVIPHSGKILSGGVDANAMQRPKRFFGAARKIENGGSLTIIGTALIETGSRMDEVIFEEFKGTGNMELVLDRRIAEKRIWPAIDIFKSGTRKEELLLSDEELRRVWVLRRYLQDMTTVEIMEFMRDKLKMFETNRDFLTSMNG; this is encoded by the coding sequence GTGCCTAGAACAAAGAAGGTTCAAGACGAACCGAAATTACTTTCCGATACCATCGACCTGGACAAATCTATCGACTATGAAAAACTTGGCGACCTCGCTGCACCCATTCCGGGCGTAGACGCGGCAGAAGGTGCCCCCAAGCGCCGTGGACGCCCCGCCAAGAAGGCCAAGGGAGACGATGCCCCGAACGTGGCTGCCGAAGCCCCCGCACAGGAAGCGGCTCCGGTAAAAAAAGAACGTACGGAAAAGAACGATAATCCGGTCCAGGCAGAAACAAAGGCTCAGGCCGAACCGTCTAGTGAAAACGCCCCGCAGAACAATGCGCCCGCAGCCCCGGCAGATGCCCCGCAGAACGGCGAAAACAAGCAGGCCCAGCAGCAGGGCGGCCAGAACAACCCGCAGAACAATGGCCAGAATAACGGTCAGAATAATGGCCAAAACAACGGACAGAACGGCGGGAAGTTCAACAATAACGGGAACTACAATAACAACGGCAAGTTCAACAACAATGGCAAGTTCAACAAGTTCAACAAGAACAAGAACCGCCACAACAGGAACCTCCCGCAAGACGACTTTATCGACGAGAGCATCCAGCTGCCCCCGCCGCCTCCCGAAGTAGTGGCGGCCGCAAAGGCTAAGTGGCGCGAACTCCGCGGGCTTCCGATGTTCGAACTGCAGCAGCGCGCCGAAGAACTCGGCATCGAAGACTGCAAGAAGATGCGCAAGCAGGCGCTCGTGTACAGCATCCTTTCTTCTACCGGTGGCGAGGAGACCCCCATCTACACGGAAGGCGTACTCGAGATTATTCCGGAAGGCGGCCACGGGTTCCTGCGTAACCCCGACCACAACTACCTCGCCGGCCCCGACGACATCTACATCAGCAGGAACATCATCCGCCGTTACGACCTCAAGATGGGCGACACCATCACGGGCCAGGTGCGCCAGCCGCGCGAAGGCGAGAAGTACTTTGCCCTGATGCGCATCGACACGGTGAACTTCGAACCGCCCGAGAAGACGAAGCGCCGCGTCGCATTCGAATACCTCACCCCCATCCACCCGATCGAAAAACTCAATCTGGAATGGAAGAAGGACGAATTCAGCACGCGCATCATGAACCTCTTTACCCCCATCGGCAAGGGCCAGCGCAGCATTATCCTCGCTCCCCCGCGCACCGGTAAGACGGTTTTGCTCCAGAACGTGACGCAGGCGCTCACCGTGAACCACCCCGAGGTGAAGCTCATGGTGCTCCTGATTGACGAACGTCCCGAAGAAGTGACCGAAATGAGGAAGCTCATCGACCGTCTCAAGATCGATGCGGCAAACGCCGGCAAGAACATCCAGGCCGAAGTGCTCGCCTCTACGTTCGACGAACCGCCCGAGCGCCACATCAAGGTGGCCGACATGGTCCTCGAGAAGGCAAAGCGCCTCGTGGAACACGGCAACGACGTGGTGATTTTGCTCGACTCCATCACGCGCTTCGCCCGCGCGAACAACGTCGTGATTCCGCATTCCGGCAAGATTCTCTCCGGCGGTGTGGACGCGAACGCCATGCAGCGCCCCAAGCGCTTCTTCGGTGCTGCCCGCAAGATCGAGAACGGCGGCTCCCTCACCATCATCGGTACGGCCCTCATCGAGACCGGCAGCCGCATGGACGAAGTGATTTTCGAAGAATTCAAGGGTACGGGCAACATGGAACTCGTGCTCGACCGCCGCATCGCCGAAAAGCGCATCTGGCCGGCCATCGATATCTTCAAGTCCGGAACCCGCAAGGAAGAACTGCTGCTTAGCGACGAGGAACTGCGCCGCGTCTGGGTGCTGCGCCGCTACCTGCAGGATATGACTACCGTCGAAATCATGGAATTCATGCGCGACAAGCTCAAGATGTTCGAGACGAACCGCGACTTCCTCACGTCCATGAATGGATGA
- the folK gene encoding 2-amino-4-hydroxy-6-hydroxymethyldihydropteridine diphosphokinase: MDSLNRVFIALGSNLAPRYARLAEGRDMLSRISSGGWLESPIYETPPVGPEGQGPYFNQVVSFWYDGEPKRLLHYLKGAELVLGRKPRGHWNSREIDLDLLYFGNRVMAGRPTIPHVEIPNRQFVLVPLNDIAPDWVDPLSNVTVKDLLAQLLEKESKIPFRTITAEEP; this comes from the coding sequence GTGGATTCATTAAACCGCGTATTTATTGCTTTGGGTTCAAATCTCGCTCCCCGGTATGCAAGACTTGCCGAGGGGCGCGATATGCTGTCCCGTATTTCCTCGGGAGGCTGGCTCGAAAGTCCTATATACGAAACTCCGCCTGTAGGCCCAGAAGGCCAGGGCCCGTACTTTAACCAGGTGGTGAGTTTCTGGTACGACGGTGAACCGAAGCGCCTGCTCCATTACTTGAAGGGTGCGGAACTCGTGCTCGGGCGTAAACCCCGCGGGCACTGGAATTCACGCGAAATCGATTTGGACCTGCTCTATTTCGGGAACAGGGTCATGGCTGGCCGACCGACCATCCCGCATGTAGAAATCCCCAATAGACAGTTTGTGCTTGTACCGTTGAACGACATCGCACCCGACTGGGTGGACCCGTTGAGCAACGTTACCGTGAAGGACTTGCTTGCGCAGCTTTTGGAAAAGGAATCGAAGATTCCGTTCCGGACCATAACCGCGGAGGAACCCTAA
- a CDS encoding deoxynucleoside kinase, with translation MLTEKGVHFLAIEGVIGAGKTSLARIIAERWNGLCIEENFDENPFLEKFYENPEPYAFQTQLFFLLDRHKQLQNYAMQSDLFHDLIVSDYTYDKDAIFAAQNLSDSEFAMYEQISRTLDRDVPRPDLVVYLQASIPTLLNRIKMRGRPMERNIEGNYLKDLQSRFDLHFWHYPYAPVLIINTDHIDFVHNENHLKLVLDAIAACPQQTTYFVPEGN, from the coding sequence ATGCTGACCGAAAAAGGTGTACATTTTCTCGCCATAGAAGGCGTCATCGGGGCAGGGAAGACCTCCCTCGCGCGGATTATCGCCGAACGCTGGAACGGACTCTGCATCGAGGAAAACTTCGACGAGAACCCGTTCCTCGAGAAGTTCTACGAGAATCCGGAGCCCTACGCGTTCCAGACCCAGCTGTTCTTCTTGCTCGACCGCCACAAGCAGTTGCAGAACTACGCCATGCAGAGCGACCTGTTCCACGACCTTATCGTGAGCGACTACACCTACGACAAGGACGCCATATTTGCGGCCCAGAACCTTTCGGACAGCGAGTTCGCGATGTACGAGCAGATATCCAGGACGCTCGACCGCGACGTGCCGAGGCCCGACCTGGTGGTTTACCTGCAGGCGAGCATCCCCACGCTGTTAAACCGTATCAAGATGCGCGGTCGCCCGATGGAAAGGAACATCGAGGGCAACTACTTGAAAGATCTCCAGAGCAGGTTCGACCTGCATTTCTGGCATTACCCGTACGCGCCGGTGCTTATCATTAACACCGACCACATAGACTTTGTCCACAACGAGAACCATCTGAAGCTTGTTTTAGATGCTATCGCAGCCTGCCCACAGCAGACGACTTACTTTGTCCCAGAAGGAAATTAA
- the panC gene encoding pantoate--beta-alanine ligase, with protein sequence MQIIKSIESLRETLKPFQKEGKKVGLVPTMGALHDGHGALIKASVKDCDITVVSVFLNPIQFGRNEDLDKYPKRLEADANFAASLGADYVFAPSVAEMYPNGDPLTLVRNESLECLYCGAYRPGHFRGVLTVVSKLFLISKANHAYFGEKDYQQLFLIERMVKDLNFDIEIHRVPIVRESTGLAMSSRNEYLSVDERKQALAISRGLNEAKEAYLAGERGVSKLRDIVVKSIVLSRGQVQFVEIVNQNDLQKYSGVLKPTDKVVVLVAAFFGKTRLIDNIEFN encoded by the coding sequence ATGCAAATCATCAAGTCAATTGAATCTCTGCGCGAAACACTCAAGCCGTTTCAGAAGGAGGGAAAGAAAGTCGGTCTTGTCCCTACCATGGGGGCGCTACACGATGGCCACGGTGCCCTTATCAAGGCTTCCGTGAAAGATTGCGACATTACGGTTGTCAGCGTGTTTTTGAACCCGATTCAGTTCGGCAGGAATGAGGATTTGGACAAGTACCCCAAGAGGCTCGAGGCCGACGCGAATTTCGCTGCCTCGCTCGGGGCGGATTATGTTTTTGCACCGAGTGTAGCCGAGATGTACCCGAACGGTGACCCGCTCACGCTTGTCCGCAACGAGTCGCTCGAATGCCTTTACTGCGGTGCCTACAGGCCCGGGCATTTCCGCGGCGTGTTGACCGTCGTTTCCAAGCTTTTCTTGATCAGCAAGGCGAATCACGCCTATTTCGGCGAGAAGGACTACCAGCAGCTCTTCCTTATCGAGCGCATGGTGAAGGACCTGAACTTCGATATCGAGATTCACCGCGTGCCTATCGTGCGTGAATCTACAGGCCTTGCGATGTCTAGCCGTAACGAGTACCTTTCTGTTGACGAACGCAAGCAGGCACTCGCCATTTCGCGCGGCCTGAACGAGGCGAAGGAAGCCTACCTTGCCGGCGAAAGGGGAGTGTCGAAACTCCGCGATATCGTGGTGAAGTCGATTGTGCTGAGCCGCGGCCAGGTGCAGTTCGTGGAAATCGTGAACCAGAATGACTTGCAGAAGTATTCGGGCGTGCTCAAGCCGACCGACAAGGTCGTCGTGCTCGTCGCCGCCTTCTTCGGCAAGACACGACTCATCGATAACATTGAATTCAACTGA